The following proteins come from a genomic window of Ilumatobacter coccineus YM16-304:
- a CDS encoding TetR/AcrR family transcriptional regulator, giving the protein MTGSLRERNKAAAIEQVRDVAFTLMYRHGFDAVTVEQIAAATSVSPSTVYRYFGTKEALVLSTERPIQLVERLARDESDRTALAAFERAANKVWNGDDALAAEVSLVVANPALVERFERQLLDQRPAVAELFARRRGKKTPGTKDEALAAAAIAVLATAVLGWQRAGGVKPLDKLLAKSFEAIALAERVTPA; this is encoded by the coding sequence ATGACGGGGAGCTTGCGGGAGCGAAACAAGGCGGCGGCGATCGAACAGGTTCGAGACGTGGCGTTCACATTGATGTACCGGCACGGGTTCGACGCGGTGACCGTCGAACAGATCGCAGCGGCGACGAGCGTGTCACCGTCGACCGTGTACCGGTACTTCGGCACGAAGGAGGCGCTCGTCTTGTCGACCGAGCGTCCGATCCAACTCGTCGAGCGACTCGCGCGCGATGAGTCCGATCGCACCGCGCTCGCCGCGTTCGAGCGCGCCGCCAACAAGGTCTGGAACGGCGACGACGCCCTCGCCGCCGAGGTGTCGCTCGTGGTCGCGAACCCGGCGCTCGTCGAGCGGTTCGAGCGCCAGCTCCTCGATCAGCGCCCGGCCGTCGCCGAACTCTTCGCGCGCCGACGTGGCAAGAAGACACCGGGGACCAAAGACGAGGCGCTCGCCGCGGCTGCCATCGCCGTCCTGGCCACAGCGGTTCTCGGCTGGCAACGCGCAGGCGGCGTGAAGCCACTCGACAAGCTGCTGGCGAAGTCGTTCGAGGCGATCGCGCTCGCTGAGAGAGTCACTCCCGCGTAG
- a CDS encoding alpha/beta fold hydrolase, with amino-acid sequence MTSLKVFVHGNPETAAIWRPLVDELSRRSVAPDDIVLLSPPGFGAPLPPDFEPTSDGYLDWLIGALDELRSEHGRSIDLVGHDWGAGHVYRLAGERPDLVRSWAADIGGLLHPDYVWHEAAKAWQTPEVGEQVIDLMVSMSRADRVATYTGLGLPESIASELADAMDADMGVAILALYRSAPESAIRGFADTLRRADRSPGLIITATDDAYVSADLAHPVASELGCSELVLDGAGHWWMVSDAEPAADALLDFWNHL; translated from the coding sequence ATGACGTCGCTGAAGGTGTTCGTGCACGGCAACCCCGAGACGGCGGCGATCTGGCGACCGCTCGTCGACGAGCTGAGCCGTCGGTCGGTCGCTCCGGACGACATCGTGTTGTTGTCTCCTCCAGGGTTCGGTGCGCCGCTTCCTCCCGACTTCGAGCCGACGAGCGACGGCTATCTCGATTGGCTGATCGGAGCGCTCGACGAGCTGCGGAGCGAGCACGGGCGTTCGATCGACCTCGTCGGCCACGACTGGGGTGCGGGTCACGTGTATCGACTCGCTGGCGAGCGACCCGATCTCGTTCGGTCGTGGGCAGCCGACATCGGTGGGCTGCTCCATCCCGACTACGTGTGGCACGAGGCAGCCAAGGCGTGGCAGACGCCGGAGGTCGGCGAGCAGGTCATCGACTTGATGGTGTCGATGTCACGCGCTGATCGCGTGGCGACATACACGGGCCTCGGGTTGCCCGAGTCGATCGCCTCCGAGCTGGCCGACGCGATGGATGCCGACATGGGCGTCGCGATTCTCGCGTTGTATCGGTCGGCCCCCGAGTCGGCGATTCGGGGGTTCGCCGACACGTTGCGGCGAGCCGACCGCTCCCCCGGCCTGATCATCACGGCGACCGACGATGCCTATGTGAGCGCCGACCTCGCACACCCGGTGGCCTCGGAGTTGGGCTGTTCCGAGTTGGTGCTCGACGGGGCGGGCCACTGGTGGATGGTGAGCGATGCCGAGCCGGCCGCCGACGCCCTCCTCGATTTCTGGAATCACCTCTGA
- a CDS encoding acyl-CoA dehydrogenase family protein produces the protein MVATQFGLTAEQEALFDLADRFGRNELLPLAPKMDDEEWWPPELMRTLGANGLLGATVPEEFGGAGMGMLESGLVLQAFSRYNHAFGLSWVAHDNLCAHNLYANGNDDIRRRFLPKLCSGEWIGSLGLTEPGAGSDALGSMRTTAVRDGDTFILNGSKLYITNGPVADVCLVYAKTTPDAGSKGITAFAVECDTPGFEVAQKLVKMGFRGSQTAELVFNDMVVPAENIVGELDQGHKVVMSGLDLERAMIATINVGMAERALELSVDFSQTRRQFDQPIGSFQMIQSRLADMYVWVETMKTFCWQVLAECDQLEHGEAGMGEIHAKSAASVMYAANMCNQVLDNAVQIHGGNGYIWESEVNRLFRGTKLLEIGAGTTEVRKMIIAGHLLSV, from the coding sequence ATGGTCGCCACACAGTTCGGACTCACTGCGGAGCAAGAGGCGTTGTTCGATCTCGCCGACCGGTTCGGTCGCAACGAGCTGTTGCCGTTGGCGCCGAAGATGGACGACGAGGAGTGGTGGCCGCCGGAGCTGATGCGGACGCTGGGCGCGAACGGGTTGCTGGGCGCGACGGTGCCAGAGGAGTTCGGCGGGGCGGGGATGGGCATGCTCGAGAGTGGTCTCGTGCTGCAGGCGTTCTCCCGCTACAACCATGCGTTCGGGCTGAGCTGGGTGGCGCACGACAACCTCTGTGCGCACAATCTGTACGCGAACGGCAATGACGACATCCGTCGACGGTTCCTTCCGAAACTGTGCAGTGGTGAGTGGATCGGGTCGTTGGGGTTGACCGAGCCGGGGGCGGGTTCGGATGCGCTCGGCTCGATGCGCACCACCGCGGTGCGTGATGGCGACACCTTCATCCTCAACGGTTCGAAGTTGTACATCACCAACGGCCCGGTCGCCGACGTGTGTCTGGTGTATGCGAAGACGACGCCCGATGCCGGGTCGAAGGGAATCACGGCGTTCGCCGTCGAGTGCGACACGCCGGGATTCGAAGTGGCGCAGAAACTCGTGAAGATGGGATTCCGCGGGAGCCAGACCGCCGAGCTCGTGTTCAACGACATGGTCGTGCCGGCGGAGAACATCGTCGGCGAGCTCGATCAGGGCCACAAGGTCGTCATGTCGGGCCTCGATCTCGAACGGGCGATGATCGCCACGATCAACGTGGGTATGGCCGAGCGGGCGCTGGAGTTGTCGGTCGACTTCTCACAGACACGCCGGCAGTTCGATCAGCCGATCGGGTCGTTCCAGATGATCCAGTCGCGTCTCGCCGACATGTACGTGTGGGTCGAGACGATGAAGACGTTCTGCTGGCAGGTGTTGGCGGAGTGCGACCAACTCGAGCACGGCGAGGCGGGTATGGGTGAGATCCACGCGAAGTCGGCGGCGTCGGTGATGTATGCCGCGAACATGTGCAATCAGGTGCTCGACAACGCCGTGCAGATCCACGGCGGCAACGGCTACATCTGGGAGAGCGAGGTCAACCGGTTGTTCCGGGGGACGAAGCTGCTCGAGATCGGTGCGGGCACGACCGAGGTTCGCAAGATGATCATCGCGGGGCATCTGCTTTCCGTCTGA
- a CDS encoding putative bifunctional diguanylate cyclase/phosphodiesterase, with the protein MGLADEHSDGIDEHDERSKPATSTETPELDAWSAVVDAMPIPGALVSVDGEVLAANRWLDVAVGDPLFREEPLDHIVPLRSGVDGARWRARPIDERGDVLLATQEHEDAGDHLLRRFFANGDALFVVYDQAGLIIESNAAWEELLGYTTEEIFGIDSWSLLPDDEVSDRERVERELREDGRSETCFQMRTADGSYRRVRWTLQFDISVGRCFGIGRDVTEEDMVTAELEHRATHDELTGVANRSQLVAHLDEVIDAGGHPSLLFCDLDRFKVVNDSLGHLAGDQVLAQLAQRIDSLDLGDDALVSRFGGDEFIVMLDDGGEARARLVAARLLDCLERPFEALGRTVHLTMSIGICFQNKENLRTVDEMLRDADRAAYEAKSLGRKRCVIFDEGLRDEAERRFEIEAGLRRAFDHGEIVAHFQPIVSVPDGEIVGAEALVRWQTPEQLVLPGEFLDVAADAGLLPRVSRLVISATVAAAERLAAGGRPLQMSINVSDPELHIAGFAADLIDRVARADLDPSMFLIEVTESMVLTTGRAIEVLGELRAAGFRIALDDFGTGFSSLAHLRELPVDVVKVDRTFVADLLDDEVAYAVTTSLVTLCDALGLDVIMEGIETPLQASAVELIGCRLAQGFLYHHAMPISELERLVGSTELQRRHALAG; encoded by the coding sequence ATGGGCCTGGCGGACGAACACAGCGACGGCATCGACGAACACGACGAGCGGTCGAAACCGGCGACGAGCACGGAGACACCGGAGCTCGATGCATGGTCGGCCGTGGTCGACGCGATGCCGATACCGGGCGCGCTGGTGAGTGTCGATGGCGAGGTACTTGCGGCGAACCGCTGGCTCGACGTCGCCGTCGGCGACCCGCTGTTCCGTGAGGAACCGCTCGATCACATCGTCCCGCTTCGCTCGGGGGTCGACGGCGCTCGCTGGAGAGCTCGACCGATCGACGAACGCGGCGACGTCCTGCTCGCGACCCAGGAGCACGAAGACGCGGGCGACCATCTGCTGCGTCGCTTCTTCGCGAACGGCGACGCCTTGTTCGTGGTCTACGACCAGGCCGGTCTGATCATCGAGTCGAACGCCGCGTGGGAGGAGTTGCTCGGCTACACGACGGAGGAGATCTTCGGGATCGATTCGTGGTCGTTGTTGCCCGACGACGAGGTGTCGGACCGTGAACGTGTGGAGCGCGAGCTTCGCGAGGACGGCCGCTCCGAGACGTGCTTCCAGATGCGGACCGCCGACGGGAGCTACCGGCGTGTTCGTTGGACCCTCCAGTTCGACATCTCGGTCGGCCGGTGTTTCGGGATCGGTCGTGACGTGACCGAGGAAGACATGGTCACCGCCGAGCTCGAGCATCGGGCGACGCACGACGAGTTGACCGGCGTGGCCAACAGGTCACAGCTGGTTGCTCACCTCGACGAGGTGATCGATGCCGGCGGACATCCGTCGCTGTTGTTCTGCGACCTCGATCGCTTCAAGGTCGTCAACGATTCTCTCGGCCATCTGGCGGGCGACCAGGTGCTGGCGCAACTGGCGCAGCGCATCGATTCACTCGACCTCGGCGACGATGCGCTCGTGTCGCGGTTCGGCGGCGACGAGTTCATCGTGATGCTCGACGATGGTGGCGAGGCACGCGCTCGGCTCGTTGCGGCCCGCTTGCTCGACTGTCTGGAGCGACCGTTCGAAGCGCTGGGTCGCACGGTCCATCTCACGATGAGCATCGGCATCTGCTTCCAGAACAAGGAGAACCTGCGCACGGTCGACGAGATGTTGCGCGACGCCGACCGAGCGGCCTACGAGGCGAAGTCACTCGGCCGGAAGCGTTGCGTGATCTTCGACGAAGGGCTCCGTGACGAAGCCGAGCGGCGATTCGAGATCGAGGCCGGTCTGCGGCGCGCGTTCGACCACGGCGAGATCGTGGCGCACTTCCAACCGATCGTGTCGGTTCCCGACGGCGAGATCGTCGGCGCCGAGGCACTCGTGCGTTGGCAGACTCCCGAGCAGCTGGTCCTTCCGGGCGAGTTCCTCGACGTTGCCGCAGACGCCGGCCTGCTGCCCCGGGTGAGCAGATTGGTGATCAGTGCCACGGTCGCGGCTGCCGAACGACTGGCGGCTGGCGGGCGTCCGCTGCAGATGTCGATCAACGTGTCGGACCCCGAATTGCACATCGCTGGTTTCGCGGCCGATCTGATCGATCGTGTCGCCCGGGCCGATCTCGATCCGTCGATGTTTCTCATCGAAGTGACCGAGTCGATGGTGCTCACGACGGGTCGGGCGATCGAGGTGCTCGGCGAGCTGCGTGCTGCCGGGTTCCGTATCGCGCTCGACGACTTCGGTACGGGCTTCTCGTCGCTCGCCCACCTTCGGGAGTTGCCGGTCGACGTGGTCAAGGTCGATCGCACCTTCGTCGCCGATCTCCTCGACGACGAGGTGGCGTACGCCGTGACGACGTCGTTGGTGACGCTCTGCGACGCGTTGGGTCTCGACGTGATCATGGAAGGCATCGAGACGCCGCTCCAGGCGTCGGCGGTCGAGCTGATCGGCTGCCGGCTCGCACAGGGATTCCTGTATCACCATGCGATGCCGATCTCGGAGCTCGAACGCCTCGTCGGGTCGACCGAGTTGCAGCGTCGCCACGCGCTGGCCGGCTGA
- the ilvA gene encoding threonine ammonia-lyase, biosynthetic, whose translation MSTPSQESSTPTPASAGPGLSGDDDAQYLRRILNAQVYDVAIETPLEPAPLLSERIGNQVLLKREDLQEVFSFKLRGAYNKMAQLSPDALERGVIAASAGNHAQGVALAANEFGCRAVIVMPTTTPQLKIDAVVARGAEIVLHGESFSEANAFAQQLMEEKGLTYVHPFDDPDVIAGQGTVGMEILRQHGRPIHAIFVAVGGGGLIAGIAAYVKQVRPDIKVIGVQHEDSTAMAQSLAAGHRVELTDVGLFADGTAVKKVGEETFRMASKYVDEMVIVDTDETCAAIKDVFTETRTLLEPAGALAIAGAKKYAATIGCTDKTLVAVSCGANMNFDRLRFVAERADIGEQREAVFAVTIPERPGSFREFCEVVGARNVTEFNYRISDSSDAHVFVGVSIGRRDEATEIAASFEAAGFATIDLTDDELAKVHIRHLVGGKSPIASDELLHRYEFPERPGALMQFLNAMNPEWNISLFHYRNQGSDHGRVLVGMQVPAADHTEFDAFRAALGYRSWDETQNPAYRLFL comes from the coding sequence GTGAGCACGCCGTCCCAGGAGTCATCAACACCCACGCCAGCCTCCGCGGGGCCAGGGCTCTCCGGAGACGACGACGCGCAATACCTCCGACGCATTCTCAACGCACAGGTCTACGACGTGGCCATCGAGACGCCGCTCGAACCCGCACCGCTGCTGTCGGAGCGCATCGGCAATCAGGTGTTGCTCAAACGAGAAGACCTCCAAGAGGTCTTCTCGTTCAAGCTGCGCGGCGCCTACAACAAGATGGCGCAGCTCAGCCCCGACGCCCTCGAACGCGGGGTCATCGCCGCCTCCGCCGGCAACCACGCTCAGGGTGTCGCACTCGCGGCAAACGAGTTCGGCTGTCGCGCGGTGATCGTGATGCCGACCACCACCCCGCAACTGAAGATCGATGCCGTCGTCGCCCGTGGCGCCGAGATCGTGCTGCACGGCGAGTCGTTCAGCGAGGCGAACGCCTTCGCGCAGCAACTGATGGAGGAGAAGGGCCTCACCTACGTTCATCCGTTCGACGACCCCGACGTGATCGCCGGGCAGGGCACGGTCGGCATGGAGATCCTTCGTCAGCACGGCCGTCCGATCCACGCGATCTTCGTCGCGGTCGGAGGCGGCGGGCTGATCGCCGGCATCGCCGCCTACGTCAAACAGGTGCGCCCCGACATCAAGGTGATCGGCGTACAGCACGAGGACTCCACCGCCATGGCGCAGTCGCTCGCCGCCGGGCACCGCGTCGAGCTGACCGACGTCGGCCTCTTCGCCGACGGAACGGCAGTCAAGAAGGTCGGTGAAGAGACGTTCCGCATGGCGTCGAAGTACGTCGACGAGATGGTCATCGTCGACACCGACGAGACGTGCGCGGCCATCAAAGACGTCTTCACCGAGACGCGCACGCTGCTCGAACCCGCCGGCGCGCTGGCGATCGCCGGAGCGAAGAAGTACGCCGCGACCATCGGCTGTACCGACAAGACGCTCGTCGCCGTGTCGTGCGGCGCGAACATGAACTTCGACCGCCTGCGCTTCGTCGCCGAACGCGCCGACATCGGCGAACAACGCGAAGCGGTGTTCGCCGTCACGATCCCCGAACGGCCCGGGAGCTTCCGCGAGTTCTGCGAGGTCGTCGGGGCACGCAACGTCACCGAGTTCAACTACCGCATCAGCGACAGTTCCGACGCGCACGTTTTCGTCGGCGTCAGCATCGGTCGGCGCGACGAGGCGACCGAGATCGCCGCCTCGTTCGAAGCGGCCGGGTTCGCCACGATCGACCTGACCGACGACGAACTCGCCAAGGTGCACATCCGCCATCTCGTCGGCGGGAAGTCACCGATCGCATCCGACGAGCTGCTCCACCGCTACGAGTTTCCCGAGCGTCCCGGCGCGCTGATGCAGTTCCTCAATGCGATGAACCCCGAGTGGAACATCTCGCTGTTCCACTACCGGAACCAAGGCTCCGACCACGGACGTGTGCTGGTCGGCATGCAGGTCCCCGCGGCCGACCACACCGAGTTCGACGCGTTCCGTGCCGCTCTCGGATACCGGTCGTGGGACGAGACGCAGAACCCCGCGTATCGCCTCTTTCTCTGA
- a CDS encoding LLM class F420-dependent oxidoreductase — MKVGLAFANTGPFSTADGVVSLATAAEGAGIESLWTVEHVIWPSSYDSEYPYSPTGKMPGDKTSPIPDPLIWLSFVAAHTTSLVLGTGIVILPERNPVVFAKEVATLADLSNGRLQLGIGVGWLEEEFDAIGVPWGKRGARTDEYVHAMRELWASDDASYSGEFVDFTNVSSNPKPPGGSVPFVIGGHSTAAAKRAGRLGDGFFPGKGSIAELTEMIDIVHQTAAEHDRDGTAIEITAAHPGLFGDDPVGAAQELASIGVTRTIIPAFMLLGSEGAEAKATQLAETIIGPIANV, encoded by the coding sequence ATGAAAGTCGGACTCGCCTTTGCCAACACCGGACCCTTCAGCACCGCCGATGGTGTCGTCTCACTCGCGACCGCTGCCGAGGGTGCCGGGATCGAATCCCTGTGGACGGTCGAACACGTCATCTGGCCGAGCTCGTACGACTCGGAGTACCCCTACTCCCCCACCGGCAAGATGCCCGGCGACAAGACCTCGCCGATTCCCGACCCGCTCATCTGGTTGTCGTTCGTCGCGGCGCACACGACGTCGTTGGTGCTCGGCACCGGCATCGTCATCCTGCCCGAGCGCAACCCGGTCGTCTTCGCCAAGGAGGTCGCGACCCTCGCGGACCTGTCGAACGGACGCCTCCAGTTGGGCATCGGCGTCGGCTGGCTCGAGGAGGAGTTCGACGCGATCGGCGTGCCGTGGGGCAAGCGTGGTGCGCGCACCGACGAGTACGTGCACGCGATGCGCGAGCTCTGGGCGAGCGACGACGCGTCGTACAGCGGCGAGTTCGTCGACTTCACGAACGTCAGCTCGAACCCGAAGCCGCCGGGAGGCTCCGTGCCGTTCGTCATCGGCGGTCACTCGACGGCTGCGGCGAAGCGCGCTGGCCGGCTCGGTGATGGCTTCTTCCCGGGCAAGGGGTCGATCGCCGAGCTCACCGAGATGATCGACATCGTGCATCAGACCGCCGCCGAGCACGATCGTGACGGCACCGCGATCGAGATCACGGCTGCGCACCCCGGCCTGTTCGGCGACGACCCGGTCGGCGCCGCGCAGGAGCTGGCATCGATCGGCGTGACTCGGACGATCATCCCGGCGTTCATGCTGCTCGGCTCCGAAGGCGCCGAGGCCAAGGCGACCCAACTCGCCGAAACCATCATCGGCCCCATCGCCAACGTCTGA
- a CDS encoding M14 family metallopeptidase, whose product MDYGFDRYLRYDELVEWLRGVEAARPGLVSIESYGTSHEGRDLLIATVTDTSSGSHDTKPAHWVDASIHATELTATVAACALIDHLVSGHGRDEQVTLALATRTFYIVPRVNPDGAEWALADSPKFRRSSTRAWPWTDGHRWPGLHREDVDGDGRLLQMRLADPNGAWMPHPDDERLMIPVPPDGRVTDGAPRYRLLAEGTISESDGFTIPTPSPVEGLDLNRNFPAGWGTSVPGSGDHPLSEPEIDALVRAIVARPNICGSNAFHTSGGVLLRPSSTRPDSKVAPMDVWVWNQLAERGTALTGYPAHSVYEDFTWDPSETMSGAADDWTYEHLGVYGWTTEFWDIVHAATGTKQSTHFWYTGPTVDEAIAVLRWCDDNHPEGHVDWYDFDHPQLGPVQLGGWNTLSTWTNPPLHLLHDEVATHADFAVYQALSSPRLEIVHHAVESLGDDMWRVEIGIANTGWLPTDVSALARKEKLVAPITARVGGDGVTVIGSAGRVQLGQLDGRAALRFRNGNDGTPDRVLATWTVRAASGSRLDVVVDHPRCGSVTTDLTLA is encoded by the coding sequence ATGGACTACGGCTTCGATCGGTACCTGCGCTACGACGAGTTGGTCGAGTGGCTCCGAGGGGTCGAGGCGGCTCGTCCCGGTCTCGTCAGCATCGAGTCGTACGGCACGTCGCACGAAGGGCGCGACCTCCTCATCGCCACCGTGACCGACACGTCGAGCGGCTCGCACGACACGAAGCCGGCGCACTGGGTCGACGCCAGCATCCACGCCACCGAACTCACCGCAACGGTCGCTGCATGCGCGTTGATCGACCACCTCGTGTCGGGTCACGGACGTGACGAGCAGGTCACACTCGCGCTCGCGACGCGCACCTTCTACATCGTCCCCCGGGTCAACCCCGACGGTGCGGAGTGGGCGCTCGCCGACTCACCGAAGTTCCGCCGATCGAGCACGCGCGCCTGGCCCTGGACCGACGGGCATCGCTGGCCGGGCCTGCACCGTGAAGACGTCGACGGTGACGGGCGACTTCTGCAGATGCGTCTCGCCGACCCGAACGGTGCCTGGATGCCGCACCCCGACGACGAACGACTGATGATCCCGGTGCCACCCGACGGACGGGTCACCGACGGTGCACCTCGCTACCGACTGCTCGCCGAAGGAACGATCTCGGAATCGGACGGATTCACGATCCCGACGCCGTCGCCGGTCGAAGGACTCGACCTGAACCGCAACTTCCCGGCCGGATGGGGCACGTCGGTTCCCGGCAGTGGCGACCATCCACTCAGCGAACCCGAGATCGACGCACTCGTCCGAGCGATCGTGGCCCGGCCCAACATCTGCGGGTCGAACGCGTTCCACACCAGCGGCGGTGTTCTCCTGCGGCCGTCGTCGACGCGCCCCGACTCCAAGGTCGCCCCGATGGACGTGTGGGTCTGGAATCAACTCGCCGAGCGGGGAACGGCGCTCACCGGCTACCCGGCGCACTCGGTCTACGAGGACTTCACCTGGGACCCGTCGGAGACGATGAGCGGCGCCGCCGACGACTGGACCTACGAACACCTCGGCGTCTACGGATGGACCACCGAGTTCTGGGACATCGTCCACGCGGCGACCGGGACGAAACAGTCCACGCACTTCTGGTACACCGGTCCGACCGTCGACGAGGCGATCGCCGTGCTCCGCTGGTGCGACGACAACCACCCCGAAGGCCACGTCGACTGGTACGACTTCGACCACCCTCAGCTCGGGCCGGTGCAACTCGGCGGTTGGAACACGTTGTCGACCTGGACCAACCCGCCGCTCCACCTCCTCCACGACGAGGTCGCGACCCACGCCGACTTCGCCGTGTACCAAGCGCTGTCGTCACCGCGACTCGAGATCGTGCACCACGCCGTCGAGAGCCTGGGCGACGACATGTGGCGGGTCGAGATCGGCATCGCCAACACCGGCTGGCTTCCGACCGACGTGAGCGCGCTGGCTCGCAAGGAGAAGCTGGTCGCACCGATCACCGCCCGAGTCGGCGGCGATGGCGTGACCGTGATCGGGTCGGCCGGTCGAGTCCAACTCGGACAGCTCGACGGGCGAGCGGCACTCCGTTTCCGGAACGGCAACGACGGCACGCCCGACCGAGTGCTCGCCACCTGGACCGTTCGTGCTGCTTCCGGATCGCGCCTCGACGTGGTCGTCGATCACCCGCGCTGCGGCTCGGTCACCACCGACCTCACCCTGGCCTGA
- a CDS encoding acyl-CoA dehydrogenase family protein: MDFAIPDSTQELLGRLDDFIESTIKPMEQEDDNIRFFDHRREDSRTDWDRDGLPNAEWEALLRRMRVAADEAGFYRHQLPERFGGNGAGNLEMAIIREHLARKGLGLHNDLQNESSIVGNLVTVLMMERYGSEAQQAEWIPKMLEGTARIGFGLTEPLHGSDATWMETTAVRDGDEWVISGEKTWNTGLHHATHDYIFARTSGDPGDGRGITCFITPTSSPGFEIQEFMWTFNMPTDHAHVKLDEVRVSNDDILGEEGLGLQTAQLFVHENRIRQAASSLGAGLHCIDTAVAYANERTTFGKRLSTNQAIQFPLADLAAEAEMLRALIHKTAWQLDEGIDHMEITDKVAMCNYRANRFCCNAADQAMQTCGGQGYNRAMPFEHIYRHHRRYRITEGSDEIQIRKVAGKLFGYSGRAKG; the protein is encoded by the coding sequence ATGGATTTTGCCATCCCCGACTCCACACAAGAACTGCTCGGCCGTCTCGACGACTTCATCGAATCGACGATCAAGCCGATGGAGCAGGAGGACGACAACATCCGGTTCTTCGATCACCGTCGCGAGGATTCGCGCACCGACTGGGATCGCGACGGGCTGCCCAACGCCGAATGGGAAGCACTGCTGCGTCGGATGCGTGTCGCCGCCGACGAAGCCGGTTTCTACCGACATCAACTCCCCGAGCGTTTCGGGGGCAACGGCGCCGGCAATCTCGAGATGGCGATCATCCGTGAGCACCTCGCCCGGAAGGGTCTCGGTCTGCACAACGACCTGCAGAACGAGAGCTCGATCGTGGGCAACCTCGTCACCGTGTTGATGATGGAGCGCTACGGATCGGAGGCCCAGCAGGCCGAGTGGATCCCGAAGATGCTCGAGGGCACGGCCCGAATCGGGTTCGGTCTCACCGAGCCGTTGCACGGGTCCGACGCCACGTGGATGGAGACCACAGCAGTGCGTGACGGCGACGAATGGGTCATCTCCGGCGAGAAGACCTGGAACACCGGGCTGCACCACGCCACCCACGACTACATCTTCGCTCGCACGTCGGGTGACCCTGGCGACGGTCGAGGCATCACGTGCTTCATCACGCCGACCAGCTCGCCTGGCTTCGAGATCCAGGAGTTCATGTGGACCTTCAACATGCCGACCGATCACGCTCACGTGAAGCTCGACGAGGTCCGCGTGTCGAACGACGACATCCTCGGTGAGGAAGGGCTCGGGCTACAGACGGCGCAGTTGTTCGTCCACGAGAACCGGATCCGGCAGGCCGCCTCGTCGCTCGGTGCCGGGCTGCACTGCATCGACACGGCGGTCGCGTATGCGAACGAGCGAACCACGTTCGGAAAGCGGCTGTCGACGAACCAGGCCATCCAGTTCCCGCTCGCCGATCTCGCCGCCGAGGCCGAGATGCTGCGCGCGTTGATCCACAAGACGGCCTGGCAGCTCGATGAAGGCATCGACCACATGGAGATCACCGACAAGGTCGCGATGTGCAATTACCGCGCCAACCGGTTCTGCTGCAACGCGGCCGACCAGGCGATGCAGACCTGCGGCGGCCAGGGCTACAACCGCGCGATGCCCTTCGAGCACATCTACCGGCATCACCGTCGCTACCGGATCACCGAAGGCTCTGACGAGATCCAGATCCGCAAGGTCGCCGGCAAGCTCTTCGGCTACTCCGGCCGCGCCAAAGGCTGA